One region of Trinickia violacea genomic DNA includes:
- a CDS encoding cyclic GMP-AMP synthase DncV-like nucleotidyltransferase — MERNKKPKVDRFVKQGSYAMHTMTQSNSITSDIDNGVVFHEDKLVGDRGGKFNAYDAKCMVRDALNYDNAFERPPEVLKNCVRVFYADGFTIDMPVYREIGEGDEAKYELAAADWKHSDPEAVTEWFQDNVTQKSPDVVDGRQMRRLVRLLKAWSKSRASWSLPSGFVLSILTNEVYPYGGYPDREDHALYQTVQQMHNRLRWNLIVSRPVPEYENVTKTASDANMVNLRDKLNEAVDGLAPLGDAKATDLEALKALKWFFCTDYFDKEIESLEEAAKASAKFVSTESRQPSGPVVKSGGEGRYA, encoded by the coding sequence TTGGAACGGAACAAAAAGCCGAAGGTCGACAGGTTCGTCAAGCAAGGTTCATACGCGATGCACACGATGACCCAGTCGAACTCCATTACCTCGGACATCGACAACGGTGTCGTTTTTCATGAAGACAAGCTTGTTGGCGACCGCGGCGGCAAGTTCAATGCCTATGACGCCAAGTGCATGGTGCGCGACGCATTGAACTACGACAATGCGTTCGAGCGTCCTCCGGAAGTGCTGAAGAACTGCGTGCGCGTCTTCTACGCGGATGGCTTCACAATCGACATGCCCGTGTACCGCGAAATTGGCGAGGGCGACGAGGCGAAGTACGAACTCGCCGCCGCAGACTGGAAGCATTCCGACCCGGAGGCGGTCACCGAATGGTTCCAGGACAACGTCACACAGAAGAGTCCTGACGTCGTCGATGGGCGCCAGATGCGCCGCCTGGTGCGCCTGCTGAAGGCGTGGTCGAAGAGCCGCGCGTCCTGGTCCTTGCCTAGCGGCTTCGTCCTGTCGATTCTGACGAATGAGGTCTATCCGTACGGCGGCTATCCAGACCGTGAAGACCACGCGCTCTATCAAACGGTGCAGCAGATGCACAATCGGCTGCGCTGGAACCTGATAGTTAGCCGGCCGGTCCCGGAGTACGAGAACGTGACGAAGACGGCCTCCGACGCCAATATGGTCAATCTCCGAGACAAACTGAACGAAGCTGTTGATGGTCTCGCGCCGCTCGGCGACGCGAAGGCGACGGACCTTGAAGCGCTCAAGGCGTTGAAGTGGTTCTTCTGCACCGACTACTTCGACAAAGAGATTGAATCGCTCGAGGAAGCCGCGAAGGCGAGTGCGAAGTTCGTTTCGACGGAGTCGCGTCAACCCTCTGGGCCGGTCGTGAAGTCGGGCGGCGAAGGACGCTATGCCTGA
- a CDS encoding CBASS cGAMP-activated phospholipase, producing MTESNPYRVLSLDGGGVRGLYTAVLLAELSRRFAAQDHAAPVPDFDLGAQFDMIVGTSTGAILAVALAAGVSLTEVARLFRDKAAGIFQHPVPDGGVGLLSWIYRHLRKPANAPEALRAALADVLKDETVKEMYERRGIALCIPTVNVETNKAWVFKTPHDRQENRLHRDDNYKLVDVCMASAAAPIVFPLKRVEKPEDKAQVNWFTDGGLWANNPSLVALTEALTMAEPERPIELMAVSTCPPFKGKTLRDHDGSRGLLGWKGGLGIVEVALDAQSFAYHYVTKAVADTANRPVRYVRLIDPDVPTGQAKHLSLDNPSRQTLELLTKLAHDAADLNISAATAQKNPEQPLIREFFRGIRPLVASNVTESGEK from the coding sequence ATGACTGAAAGTAATCCCTACCGTGTGCTTTCGCTCGACGGCGGTGGCGTCCGGGGCCTGTACACCGCTGTTCTTCTTGCGGAACTGTCGCGCCGCTTTGCAGCCCAGGACCATGCGGCCCCGGTGCCGGACTTCGACTTGGGTGCGCAGTTCGACATGATTGTTGGGACGAGCACTGGGGCGATTCTCGCGGTCGCCTTGGCAGCGGGCGTCTCCCTTACCGAAGTGGCGCGACTGTTTCGCGACAAGGCGGCGGGTATCTTCCAGCACCCGGTCCCCGATGGCGGCGTGGGGTTGTTAAGCTGGATTTACAGGCATTTGCGCAAGCCCGCAAACGCACCTGAGGCGCTTCGAGCAGCACTAGCCGACGTGCTTAAGGACGAGACGGTCAAGGAGATGTACGAGCGCCGGGGCATTGCGCTTTGCATTCCAACGGTCAACGTCGAGACGAACAAGGCCTGGGTGTTCAAGACGCCGCACGACCGCCAGGAAAACCGCCTGCATCGCGACGACAACTACAAGTTGGTTGATGTCTGTATGGCGTCGGCCGCGGCGCCGATTGTCTTTCCGCTGAAACGCGTCGAAAAGCCGGAAGACAAGGCCCAGGTGAACTGGTTCACCGACGGCGGCCTGTGGGCGAACAATCCCTCGCTCGTGGCGTTGACCGAGGCGCTCACGATGGCGGAGCCCGAGCGACCGATTGAGCTGATGGCGGTCAGTACCTGCCCGCCTTTCAAGGGTAAGACGCTTCGTGACCATGATGGGAGTCGTGGGCTCCTCGGCTGGAAAGGCGGCCTTGGCATTGTGGAGGTTGCGCTCGACGCGCAATCCTTCGCGTACCACTACGTCACGAAAGCCGTTGCGGACACAGCGAATCGGCCCGTCCGCTATGTTCGCCTGATTGACCCCGATGTCCCCACTGGCCAGGCAAAGCACCTGAGTCTCGACAACCCCAGTCGGCAAACGCTGGAGTTGCTGACCAAACTCGCGCACGACGCGGCGGACCTGAACATTTCTGCGGCTACCGCACAGAAGAATCCGGAACAGCCACTCATACGCGAGTTCTTCCGCGGTATTCGACCACTTGTCGCATCGAACGTAACCGAATCTGGAGAGAAATAA
- a CDS encoding helix-turn-helix domain-containing protein translates to MSNYEISSFDSMSDIEITLAIGDRVRAERIRQNKSQLEFARVAGIPLRTYQRFERDGSGTIETLVAALRACERLRGLQVALPQPTLPERQTPLSRLTPPRVRRKLKLEGEDDVDR, encoded by the coding sequence ATGAGCAACTATGAGATATCCAGCTTCGATAGTATGAGCGACATAGAGATAACCCTGGCAATCGGCGACCGTGTACGCGCTGAGCGCATCAGGCAGAACAAGTCCCAGTTGGAGTTTGCGAGGGTGGCCGGCATCCCACTGAGGACCTACCAGCGATTCGAGCGGGACGGCTCGGGCACCATCGAGACGTTGGTAGCAGCGCTACGTGCGTGTGAACGCTTACGAGGGCTGCAGGTCGCGTTGCCACAGCCAACATTGCCGGAGCGGCAGACGCCGTTATCTCGACTGACGCCACCTCGCGTACGCCGCAAGCTCAAACTCGAAGGCGAGGATGATGTAGACCGCTAG
- a CDS encoding 7-cyano-7-deazaguanine synthase, producing MKKALLLASGGLDSTTVGFQLAATGVEVVPIFFDYGQHCVEVEWSRVNEVLPADMQRPERFNISDIFRGSQSRLIREADLWSEEVKDDDLYIPYRTMLFFAAAAARAQTVGILDVYTGFINSNHAKEIDCTAAFMNSLDGLTSSIGPVRFHSPFRDSSKADVALVAAELGVPIGRTYSCQASAQFPCGACPNCVERLNALKEAKLV from the coding sequence ATGAAAAAAGCGCTTCTCCTGGCCTCCGGAGGGCTCGATTCAACGACCGTTGGGTTCCAGCTTGCGGCAACCGGCGTCGAAGTCGTACCAATTTTCTTTGACTACGGGCAACATTGCGTAGAAGTCGAGTGGAGTCGCGTTAACGAAGTCTTGCCCGCCGATATGCAGCGGCCTGAGCGCTTCAACATATCGGACATCTTCAGAGGTTCGCAGTCACGGCTGATTCGCGAGGCTGACCTCTGGAGTGAAGAGGTCAAGGACGACGACTTGTACATCCCGTACCGAACGATGCTGTTCTTCGCCGCTGCTGCGGCGCGCGCACAGACTGTCGGTATTCTGGATGTCTATACTGGCTTCATCAACAGCAACCACGCCAAAGAAATTGACTGTACTGCCGCATTTATGAACAGTCTCGACGGACTCACATCGAGCATCGGCCCCGTTCGTTTTCACTCGCCGTTCCGCGATTCATCCAAGGCCGATGTGGCGCTGGTGGCCGCGGAGCTTGGCGTGCCTATCGGACGAACCTACTCGTGCCAGGCGTCTGCACAGTTTCCGTGCGGCGCATGTCCGAACTGCGTCGAGCGCCTGAACGCATTGAAAGAGGCGAAGTTAGTATGA
- a CDS encoding nucleoside 2-deoxyribosyltransferase: MAQADAVLIVGELVVDFTLAQHGAKCKLRLGGVGHAARGLWAAGLNYSVAAFCPQYLVDEAKRYLAECGCDEFIWLGDVIGAPNVILIGDATEVSHQGYEDLMRDTKVVQFHDPLPSLDAYQKVVVFPGRFDIGTLASTFSRDARFSFDIAYDLEDLSSLEVFRGRVQAVIISTSSSLFEKLGKDYVDGLMDAVKTLSPEVFLLKENRGGSRLFDLRDGRVEEIPATLGNTINSVGVGDVYSAVMVGLSHKGWTEAAWRGCQAATVYSQTTFPDDIKRDVERGFLLSLDVLQALGGTVLPWHDRPRYSIYLAGPDFSYVDKPELDRATASLAYHNFSVRRPIQENGELKRPAGMADLHRAYHVDYALLKECDAVFAVPLGRDPGTLVEIGMAIALGKPVVTYDPRKENENTMVVVGSSVYSADLDACLNGTFVALAKLRAESQ; this comes from the coding sequence ATGGCCCAAGCGGATGCAGTTCTGATTGTTGGCGAGCTAGTTGTTGACTTCACGCTCGCTCAGCACGGTGCAAAGTGCAAGCTTCGTTTGGGTGGTGTAGGTCATGCCGCGAGGGGGTTATGGGCCGCAGGGCTCAACTACTCCGTGGCGGCGTTTTGTCCGCAATACCTCGTTGACGAAGCGAAGCGCTATCTAGCGGAATGCGGGTGCGATGAGTTCATATGGCTTGGTGACGTCATCGGCGCTCCGAACGTCATCCTCATTGGTGACGCGACGGAGGTTTCGCATCAAGGCTACGAAGACTTGATGCGCGACACCAAGGTAGTGCAATTCCACGACCCGCTGCCGAGCCTCGATGCTTACCAGAAGGTTGTCGTCTTCCCCGGCCGATTCGATATCGGCACACTTGCCAGCACGTTTTCCAGGGACGCTCGTTTTTCGTTCGACATCGCATACGACCTCGAGGACCTGTCGTCGCTCGAGGTGTTCAGAGGGCGCGTGCAGGCGGTCATCATCTCGACATCGTCTTCGCTGTTCGAGAAGCTAGGTAAGGACTACGTTGATGGGTTGATGGACGCGGTGAAGACGCTGTCACCGGAGGTGTTCCTGCTCAAGGAGAATCGTGGCGGCAGCCGGCTCTTTGATTTGCGCGATGGCCGCGTCGAAGAGATACCTGCAACGCTAGGTAACACCATCAACTCCGTCGGGGTGGGCGACGTCTATTCCGCTGTGATGGTGGGTCTCTCTCACAAGGGATGGACTGAAGCGGCGTGGCGCGGGTGCCAGGCTGCGACAGTGTACTCGCAGACGACGTTTCCTGATGACATCAAGCGCGATGTGGAGCGCGGGTTCCTGCTTTCGTTGGATGTGCTGCAAGCGCTGGGTGGGACCGTACTTCCGTGGCACGACCGACCACGTTACTCCATTTATCTGGCAGGCCCGGATTTCTCGTATGTCGATAAGCCGGAACTTGACCGCGCTACGGCGAGCCTCGCATACCATAACTTCAGCGTGCGGCGGCCAATACAGGAGAACGGAGAACTGAAGCGCCCCGCGGGTATGGCGGACCTGCATCGCGCGTATCACGTGGACTACGCGCTGCTGAAGGAATGCGACGCTGTCTTCGCAGTTCCTCTCGGTCGTGACCCGGGAACGCTGGTCGAAATCGGCATGGCAATCGCGCTCGGGAAGCCTGTCGTCACCTACGACCCTCGGAAGGAAAATGAGAACACGATGGTCGTCGTCGGAAGTTCGGTATACTCCGCGGACCTTGATGCGTGCCTCAACGGCACCTTCGTCGCGCTTGCCAAATTGAGGGCGGAATCGCAATGA
- a CDS encoding histone H1-like repetitive region-containing protein — protein MPAPAKKAAAKKAAAKKVAVKKVAAKKVAVKKVAVKKVAAKKVAVKKVAAKKVAVKKVAVKKVAAKKVAVKKVAAKKVAAKKAAAYRTPGGGGDGTR, from the coding sequence ATGCCCGCACCCGCGAAGAAAGCCGCTGCCAAGAAGGCCGCTGCTAAGAAAGTCGCCGTGAAGAAGGTCGCCGCAAAGAAGGTCGCCGTGAAGAAGGTCGCCGTGAAGAAGGTCGCCGCAAAGAAGGTCGCCGTGAAGAAGGTTGCCGCGAAGAAGGTTGCCGTGAAGAAGGTCGCCGTGAAGAAGGTCGCCGCGAAGAAGGTTGCCGTGAAGAAGGTTGCCGCGAAGAAGGTTGCCGCGAAGAAGGCAGCAGCTTATAGGACGCCGGGCGGCGGTGGTGACGGTACCCGCTGA
- a CDS encoding tyrosine-type recombinase/integrase yields MSHHQVDNFSQQPSRLAHGPYDQALQPVPLANPQKASLTSSVDSDDTWNAAVHRWQAARMPHAAVLSAVRREVERFEACIGNHPLSGLTEAHVRHFIETCIVREKTSPRRVRGAVVLLASVVSTAIRGRVTPLRKNPFTTALKSFAPVTNDTNPFGHAFSTDELNQLYTSPLYVQGQLPRKGGLEAAFWLPLLGQFTGIRLERLCHLRRCDVVQHNGVWCLCLRVQRLHHPLEVRKVPLHSTLLELGWLDFVRTGRLSDNAAWLFPDLCVNSYGRRSATFAMWFKSYLDDSGLGGRRLTFHSFRSTFAAFAKRSGLCDDAVRQFLGFASGITAEGKEAAVEDLSFELLVQAMNRLEFPGLELDHLVRWRRMDR; encoded by the coding sequence ATGTCTCATCATCAAGTCGACAACTTTTCGCAACAGCCTTCCCGCCTCGCCCATGGCCCTTATGACCAGGCGCTGCAGCCTGTTCCGCTCGCGAATCCGCAGAAAGCTTCCCTGACATCGTCGGTGGATAGCGACGATACCTGGAACGCTGCCGTACATCGCTGGCAGGCGGCCCGTATGCCTCACGCGGCGGTGTTGAGCGCGGTCAGACGCGAAGTTGAGCGCTTCGAGGCCTGTATCGGAAACCATCCGCTTTCGGGCCTCACGGAAGCGCACGTCAGGCACTTCATCGAGACCTGCATCGTCAGGGAGAAAACGAGCCCGAGGCGTGTGCGCGGGGCCGTCGTACTACTGGCTTCAGTCGTAAGCACGGCCATACGAGGCCGCGTCACCCCCCTCAGGAAAAACCCGTTCACCACTGCGCTAAAGTCTTTTGCGCCGGTCACGAACGACACCAACCCGTTCGGTCACGCATTTTCAACGGACGAACTCAACCAGCTTTACACCTCTCCCCTCTACGTTCAGGGCCAACTCCCCCGCAAGGGCGGACTTGAAGCAGCGTTCTGGTTGCCGCTGCTCGGTCAATTTACGGGCATCCGACTGGAACGTTTATGTCATCTTCGCCGGTGCGATGTCGTGCAGCACAACGGCGTCTGGTGTCTGTGTCTACGCGTGCAGCGTCTTCACCACCCCTTGGAAGTCCGGAAGGTGCCATTGCATAGCACCCTCTTGGAGCTAGGTTGGCTGGACTTCGTCAGGACCGGACGTCTTTCTGACAACGCCGCTTGGCTGTTCCCCGACCTTTGCGTGAATTCGTACGGTAGACGCAGCGCGACGTTCGCTATGTGGTTCAAATCATATCTTGACGACTCGGGACTGGGCGGCCGACGCCTGACGTTCCACAGCTTCCGGAGCACCTTCGCCGCCTTCGCGAAACGGTCTGGCCTTTGCGACGATGCGGTACGGCAATTCCTTGGGTTCGCGTCAGGCATCACGGCCGAAGGAAAAGAAGCGGCAGTGGAGGACCTGTCATTCGAGCTTCTCGTCCAGGCGATGAACCGGCTGGAATTTCCCGGACTCGAACTTGACCATCTCGTCCGGTGGCGCCGCATGGACCGTTGA
- a CDS encoding site-specific integrase: MKHPYLTTRADSTSYYFRRKVPLKLRALLEKTEIWVSLETPCKEAAVARLPAAALEYERLIAPARAAATALASATPAADAWLPRGMRAVDNEPHPYHPTVQPPGTTRLSAVQIPRLVERYRANALANDDENRPTCFVAPHPDAHDDDGHDEEAHRALLLETRRQLRRARAADDFSAMRECVEDHLMWERVWLPAASDEYLQLLKAMTDAHLAVVEEELRRLEGDFCETPELIPLVDHNDTWEAAVRTWVDEAAPRAKTADEVRTQVARFERLVGAMPLSALTPAHVAHFKAACLEQEKVSKSRVNTIVALLSPVINVAMNNKLTTLSANPFARAKFSRKAVRKDADPDAQRDAYTVDELNRLYASRVFVHGHRPGKGAREAAFWLPLLGPHTGARLEDLCLLRTRDVVQHAGVWCLHLHDTKREHQSGEASIMRYVPIHRTLLELGWLDYVASQNRDGLLFPHLNENQYGQLSAVWSNWFSDYLDVDAGLDDARLDFHSFRHTFKTFGRLSGIDNDVIEELLGHAPTSMYGRNQDGERRLPFELLVQGMEKLTFPGLQLAHLPYAGRA; this comes from the coding sequence GTGAAACACCCCTACCTGACCACCCGCGCCGACTCGACGAGCTACTACTTTCGCCGCAAGGTGCCGCTCAAGCTGCGCGCCCTGCTCGAGAAGACCGAAATCTGGGTCAGCCTCGAAACACCCTGCAAGGAGGCGGCCGTCGCCCGCCTGCCGGCGGCGGCCCTCGAATACGAGCGTCTCATCGCCCCGGCCCGCGCGGCGGCCACCGCATTGGCTTCGGCCACGCCCGCTGCGGACGCCTGGCTGCCGCGCGGCATGCGTGCCGTCGACAACGAACCCCACCCGTATCACCCCACCGTGCAGCCGCCCGGCACCACGCGCCTTTCTGCCGTGCAGATTCCGCGGCTGGTTGAGCGCTACAGGGCGAATGCGCTGGCGAACGACGACGAAAATCGCCCGACCTGTTTCGTGGCACCCCACCCCGACGCCCATGACGACGACGGTCACGACGAAGAGGCACATAGGGCCCTCCTGCTTGAGACCCGCCGCCAGTTGCGCCGGGCGCGCGCCGCGGACGACTTCTCGGCTATGCGTGAGTGCGTCGAAGACCACCTGATGTGGGAGCGCGTGTGGCTGCCAGCGGCGTCAGACGAATATCTGCAGTTGCTGAAGGCCATGACGGATGCGCACCTGGCGGTGGTCGAGGAGGAACTGCGGCGGCTCGAGGGCGACTTCTGCGAGACGCCCGAGCTGATTCCCCTCGTGGACCACAACGATACCTGGGAGGCCGCCGTACGGACCTGGGTCGACGAGGCGGCCCCGCGGGCCAAGACCGCTGACGAGGTCAGGACGCAGGTCGCGCGCTTCGAACGTCTGGTTGGGGCCATGCCACTCTCCGCGCTGACACCCGCGCATGTCGCGCATTTCAAGGCCGCGTGCCTCGAGCAGGAAAAGGTCAGCAAGAGCCGCGTCAATACCATCGTTGCGCTGCTTTCGCCGGTCATCAACGTGGCGATGAACAACAAGCTGACGACGCTCAGCGCCAACCCGTTCGCCCGCGCGAAATTCAGCAGGAAGGCCGTGCGCAAGGATGCCGACCCGGATGCCCAGCGCGATGCCTACACGGTCGACGAACTCAACCGTCTGTACGCGTCCCGCGTCTTCGTTCACGGCCACCGTCCAGGAAAAGGGGCGCGCGAAGCGGCGTTCTGGCTACCCCTGCTCGGCCCGCATACGGGCGCGCGTCTCGAGGACCTGTGCCTGCTGCGCACGCGGGACGTGGTGCAGCATGCCGGCGTATGGTGTCTGCACCTGCACGACACCAAGCGGGAGCATCAGAGCGGCGAGGCGAGCATCATGCGTTACGTACCCATTCACCGCACGCTGCTCGAACTGGGCTGGCTCGACTATGTCGCGAGCCAGAACCGCGACGGGCTGCTGTTCCCGCACCTGAATGAAAACCAGTATGGTCAGCTCAGCGCGGTATGGAGCAACTGGTTTAGCGATTACCTCGATGTCGATGCGGGCCTCGATGATGCCCGTCTGGACTTCCACAGCTTCCGTCACACCTTCAAGACCTTTGGCCGGTTGTCCGGTATCGACAATGACGTGATTGAAGAACTGCTCGGGCATGCGCCGACCAGCATGTACGGCCGCAATCAAGATGGCGAGCGGCGACTGCCCTTTGAGCTGCTGGTGCAGGGGATGGAAAAGCTGACCTTCCCTGGTCTCCAATTGGCGCATCTGCCCTACGCCGGCCGGGCGTAA
- a CDS encoding MFS transporter: MATVGGQIAHAPMTSDEKRVIFASSLGTVFEWYDFYLAGSLAIYISKSFFSGVNPTAAFIFTLLGFAAGFAVRPFGAIVFGRLGDLVGRKYTFLITIVIMGLSTFIVGFLPGYAAIGMASPVIFIAMRLLQGLALGGEYGGAATYVAEHAPANRRGYYTSWIQTTATLGLFLSLLVILGVRTSMGEEAFGSWGWRIPFVASLILLGVSVWIRLQLNESPAFLRIKSQGKTSKAPLTEAFGQWKNLKVVILALIGLTAGQAVVWYTGQFYALFFLTQTLKVDGASANILIALALLIGTPFFVFFGSLSDRIGRKPIIMAGCLIAALAYFPLFKALTHFANPALEAATLKSPIVVVANPDECSFQFNPVGTAKFTSSCDIAKSALSKAGLNYTNVAAPAGSLAQIKVGDTVIDTYDGKAADAKDKGKAFDKTLATTLKSAGYPAKADPSQLNWPMTVVILAILVIFVTMVYGPIAAMLVEMFPTRIRYTSMSLPYHIGNGWFGGFLPATAFAIVAARGDIYSGLWYPIVVALITFVIGMLFVKETKDSNIYSRD, translated from the coding sequence ATGGCAACCGTAGGCGGTCAAATTGCACACGCGCCGATGACAAGCGACGAGAAGCGGGTGATCTTCGCGTCGTCGCTCGGCACCGTTTTCGAGTGGTATGACTTCTACCTGGCCGGCTCGCTGGCCATCTACATCAGCAAGAGCTTCTTTTCCGGCGTCAATCCAACCGCGGCGTTCATCTTCACCCTGCTCGGCTTTGCCGCCGGCTTCGCGGTGCGGCCGTTCGGCGCGATCGTGTTCGGACGGCTCGGCGACCTCGTCGGCCGCAAGTACACGTTCCTGATCACGATCGTCATCATGGGCCTGTCGACGTTCATCGTCGGCTTCCTGCCCGGCTACGCGGCGATCGGCATGGCGTCGCCGGTGATCTTCATCGCGATGCGGCTGCTGCAGGGCTTGGCGCTCGGCGGCGAGTACGGGGGCGCCGCGACCTATGTCGCCGAACACGCGCCCGCCAATCGGCGCGGCTACTACACGTCGTGGATTCAAACAACGGCGACGCTCGGCCTCTTCCTCTCGCTGCTCGTGATTCTCGGCGTGCGCACCTCGATGGGCGAGGAAGCGTTCGGCTCCTGGGGCTGGCGCATCCCGTTTGTCGCGTCGCTGATCCTGCTCGGGGTGTCCGTCTGGATTCGGCTGCAGCTCAACGAATCGCCGGCGTTCCTGCGCATCAAGTCGCAAGGCAAGACCTCGAAGGCCCCGCTGACCGAAGCGTTTGGCCAGTGGAAGAACCTGAAGGTCGTGATTCTGGCGCTGATCGGCTTGACGGCCGGGCAGGCGGTGGTCTGGTACACGGGCCAGTTCTACGCGCTCTTCTTCCTGACGCAAACGCTGAAGGTGGACGGCGCGAGCGCCAACATCCTGATCGCGCTGGCGCTTCTGATCGGCACGCCGTTCTTCGTGTTCTTCGGCTCGCTGTCGGACCGGATCGGCCGCAAGCCGATCATCATGGCCGGCTGCCTGATCGCGGCGCTCGCGTACTTCCCGCTCTTCAAGGCGCTCACGCACTTCGCGAACCCGGCGCTCGAAGCCGCGACGCTGAAGTCGCCGATCGTCGTCGTCGCCAATCCCGACGAGTGCTCGTTCCAGTTCAACCCGGTAGGCACGGCGAAGTTCACGAGCTCGTGCGACATCGCGAAGAGCGCGCTGTCGAAGGCCGGCTTGAACTACACGAACGTGGCGGCGCCGGCGGGCTCGCTCGCGCAGATCAAGGTCGGCGACACGGTGATCGACACCTACGACGGCAAGGCCGCCGACGCGAAGGACAAGGGCAAGGCGTTCGACAAGACCCTCGCCACGACGCTCAAGAGCGCGGGCTACCCGGCGAAGGCCGACCCGTCGCAGTTGAACTGGCCGATGACGGTCGTGATCCTGGCGATCCTCGTGATCTTCGTGACGATGGTGTATGGCCCGATCGCAGCGATGCTCGTGGAGATGTTCCCGACGCGGATTCGCTACACGTCGATGTCGCTGCCGTATCACATCGGCAACGGCTGGTTCGGCGGCTTCCTGCCGGCGACGGCGTTCGCGATCGTCGCGGCGCGCGGCGATATCTACTCGGGGCTCTGGTATCCGATCGTGGTGGCGCTGATCACGTTCGTGATCGGCATGCTGTTCGTCAAGGAGACCAAGGACTCGAATATTTATTCGCGGGATTGA
- a CDS encoding sensor histidine kinase: protein MASPASAEGAAAPAERPGHAPPEPAATRAADPDEVRDATYANPFAPPDETESTPEARPRSLFGEILDWMLAPLLLLWPMSIAVTYLVAKTIANGPFDRALETDVYVLARQIQPVNGVAELSLPASTRDFLSADNVDKVFYQVLGTRGELVGGDADLPLPHEDDRPQPGIVEFRDDMLHGNDIRVAYTTVEFPHEAACEDAEVRAAGAAGCGAPVLVQVAETLDKRSQLANDIIKGVILPQFVILPLAIVLVWFGLSRGLAPLTALQSNLRARRLDDLSPLEARRAPPEIEPLVTSFNDLLTRLSQNMELQKRFIADAAHQMKTPLAGLRTQAELALRQDVSAEVRRSLEQIATSSEHAARLVTQLLALARAENRMSGQAFAAVEVSELARLTVRDWVEPALAKQMDLGYEGPDAPVTVDGNPVMLREMLSNLIDNAIRYTPQGGRITVRVRPDEPNQEVHLEVEDTGPGIPPAERARVLERFYRILGREGDGSGLGLAIVREIATMHGGTLAIDDNVYQTEPRLAGTLVRVSLRTSEAIRDLP, encoded by the coding sequence ATGGCCTCGCCAGCTTCCGCGGAAGGCGCCGCGGCACCCGCAGAGCGTCCGGGGCACGCGCCGCCGGAGCCTGCGGCCACGCGCGCGGCAGATCCCGACGAGGTCCGCGACGCCACCTACGCCAACCCCTTCGCGCCGCCCGACGAGACCGAGTCCACGCCCGAAGCGCGCCCGCGCTCGCTCTTCGGCGAGATTCTCGACTGGATGCTTGCGCCGCTCCTGCTGCTCTGGCCGATGAGCATCGCGGTGACCTATCTCGTCGCGAAGACGATCGCCAACGGCCCGTTCGACCGTGCGCTCGAAACCGACGTCTACGTGCTCGCCCGGCAGATCCAGCCGGTGAACGGCGTCGCCGAACTGTCGCTGCCCGCGTCGACGCGCGACTTCCTTTCCGCCGACAACGTCGACAAGGTCTTCTACCAAGTGCTCGGCACGCGCGGCGAGCTGGTCGGCGGCGACGCCGACCTGCCGCTGCCGCACGAAGACGACCGCCCGCAGCCCGGCATCGTCGAGTTCCGCGATGACATGCTGCACGGCAACGACATCCGCGTCGCGTACACGACGGTCGAGTTTCCGCACGAGGCCGCCTGCGAGGACGCCGAAGTCCGCGCCGCCGGGGCGGCGGGCTGCGGGGCGCCCGTGCTCGTGCAAGTCGCCGAGACGCTCGACAAGCGCAGCCAGCTCGCCAACGACATCATCAAAGGCGTGATCCTCCCGCAGTTCGTGATCCTGCCGCTTGCGATCGTGCTGGTCTGGTTCGGGCTGTCGCGCGGCCTCGCGCCGCTCACCGCGCTGCAATCGAATCTGCGCGCGCGGCGGCTCGACGATCTCTCGCCGCTCGAAGCGAGGCGCGCGCCGCCCGAGATCGAGCCGCTCGTCACGTCGTTCAACGACTTGCTGACGCGTCTCTCGCAAAACATGGAGCTGCAAAAGCGCTTCATCGCCGACGCCGCGCATCAGATGAAGACGCCGCTCGCCGGCCTGCGCACGCAGGCGGAGCTGGCGCTGCGGCAGGACGTATCGGCCGAGGTGCGCCGCTCGCTCGAACAGATCGCGACGAGCTCGGAGCATGCCGCGCGCCTCGTCACGCAGCTGCTCGCGCTCGCGCGAGCGGAAAACCGCATGTCGGGGCAAGCGTTCGCGGCGGTCGAGGTGTCCGAGTTGGCCCGGCTCACGGTCCGCGACTGGGTGGAGCCGGCGCTCGCCAAGCAGATGGATCTTGGCTACGAAGGCCCCGACGCACCGGTCACGGTCGACGGCAACCCGGTCATGCTGCGCGAGATGCTCTCGAACCTGATCGACAACGCGATCCGCTACACGCCCCAAGGCGGCCGCATTACGGTTCGCGTGCGGCCCGATGAGCCGAATCAAGAAGTGCACCTCGAAGTCGAGGACACTGGGCCCGGCATTCCGCCCGCCGAGCGCGCCCGGGTGCTCGAGCGGTTCTATCGGATTCTCGGCCGCGAGGGCGACGGCAGCGGGCTCGGGCTCGCGATCGTCCGCGAGATCGCGACAATGCACGGCGGCACGCTAGCGATCGACGACAACGTCTATCAAACCGAGCCGCGCCTGGCCGGTACGCTCGTACGCGTCAGCTTGAGGACCTCCGAGGCGATTCGGGACTTACCCTGA